The following coding sequences lie in one Paenibacillus durus ATCC 35681 genomic window:
- a CDS encoding peptidylprolyl isomerase: protein MRSSKSWKVLLVSLTAALSLSVLAGCSSNSKNDAEDNSKAIATYKGGAVTQKEFDTDVKVMKFLSPEQAQYLELDGFKETILKQEVAFEYLAGQASDKAKEEAKKQADKQLDTYKQGLGNTYASSLKEQGVTEDQIHDYMVRVLTVYQDMLLKVTDDEVKKQFEATKGDFTVATLRHVLVGFTDANKKERSKEDALKRAKEVQAKLKGGADFAAVAKEYSDDPGSKDSGGLYADKTLGTYVEEFKKAAQTLPLNTISDPIETTYGYHIMKVESRKEKTFDQLTNEEKETLKSTVASNKLQQFMEKDLNGIIEKIDLPKSSASPAASAGASPSASAPAASPSAK from the coding sequence ATGCGGTCAAGTAAATCATGGAAGGTGCTGCTTGTCTCGCTGACGGCGGCCCTTTCGTTGTCCGTGCTTGCTGGATGCAGCAGCAATAGTAAGAACGATGCCGAAGATAACAGCAAGGCTATTGCCACTTACAAAGGCGGGGCGGTAACGCAGAAGGAATTCGACACCGATGTGAAGGTGATGAAATTCCTCTCGCCGGAGCAGGCGCAGTACCTGGAGCTGGATGGTTTCAAAGAAACGATCCTCAAGCAGGAGGTTGCTTTCGAATATTTGGCTGGCCAAGCTTCCGACAAGGCCAAAGAAGAAGCGAAGAAGCAGGCGGATAAGCAGCTGGATACCTATAAGCAGGGACTTGGCAATACCTATGCAAGCTCGCTGAAGGAGCAAGGCGTTACGGAGGATCAAATCCATGATTATATGGTACGCGTGCTGACGGTGTATCAGGACATGCTGCTTAAAGTGACGGACGATGAAGTCAAGAAGCAGTTTGAAGCGACAAAAGGAGATTTCACGGTCGCTACGCTGCGCCATGTGCTGGTTGGCTTCACCGATGCGAACAAGAAAGAACGCAGTAAAGAGGATGCGCTGAAGCGTGCTAAAGAAGTGCAGGCGAAGCTGAAAGGCGGAGCGGACTTCGCGGCGGTAGCCAAGGAGTATTCGGACGATCCCGGCTCCAAGGATAGCGGCGGACTGTATGCGGACAAGACGCTCGGAACCTATGTGGAAGAGTTCAAAAAAGCCGCTCAAACGCTGCCGCTGAACACCATTAGCGATCCGATCGAGACCACTTACGGCTACCATATCATGAAGGTGGAGTCGCGGAAAGAGAAGACGTTCGACCAGCTGACGAATGAAGAGAAGGAAACGCTCAAGAGCACCGTCGCTTCGAACAAGCTGCAGCAGTTCATGGAGAAGGACCTGAATGGCATTATTGAAAAAATCGATCTGCCGAAGAGCAGTGCCTCTCCGGCCGCGAGCGCGGGGGCTTCGCCAAGCGCATCCGCTCCGGCGGCATCGCCTAGCGCTAAGTAA